One segment of Methanolinea mesophila DNA contains the following:
- a CDS encoding DUF3821 domain-containing protein — translation MKLRKCLLYCIVVVIALIWAIAPVSAVTNVIPQGGDVFIGEQGLDVTAAVGGYSQIAWFMQGTNPNTDVPNAIYSVGNPSSFYVAPSNFAGKTGTWYRWDGSNQGQAFNVVDPSLTLRVWDQDTQTEVSGAKVPVGSTENFRIETNMYSIASRPGFNPVTDGMFTIKVQTPDGGILTSLIDITLLYVNYQIPLTNQNVNSNPYYWVSTTPIAPDWYVGWYTAAMTTYTGISGTRIYPDGTYTAWIECNVNHIKENYNIEGKTVSIKKTVTIESRPVSVTVNKGSVKRGETFSATVSGDPFTQYVIWVKSGTCSGTMSGYPCDQPPMISYNLQEGVMVGTNGDKYFDCSGCIKQVEENVPFYPDDGIWYYATVTTDVNGTRTIDWQTSTDTKPGTYSIAVVPLSSGDTVIPKFTTITVTKGTVTFAAYVFGQQTNQAYLGETIRLSGTNTDSTTTYLFISGPCQSCAGSDLVYNDPVVTGEPYTFTQVPVQPDGTWEYLWVTRENMIDLGQYYIYASSKPDDRQALENIQCINCSPVTPSCAAWTKIPFEFLQPKITADINPKVLKIVCCNPVSIIVSGNATGIWDYYYDEEYEEWVKDPIPIAFWVFGENKVAGSKYIYDQIDVNCPDDTFSFNLASYFNTLALQPGTYKVVLQHPMYNHLLDVIPEDWVYYPTWDTVWSGDPNKEYVITSDPVRWSKLFLIDGTGRLVGMQAFQALINGIDAQNIDDTYQVLEFKVESNTAVIADFSGTPTTGAKPLTVQFTDISTGTPNTWLWNFGDGTTSVQQNPLHTYQLEGSYDVTLSVSNAMGSSTTTKTDYVTVTSVGPTPTPTGTVTPTPGTNTIDLWPGWNFVSTPKTLADGYNTASEVFGGVNTGGHSIYLYDASTGIWTQMMADSPVKPLDGIWIYSTTTYQVTLHYKDDPLATPPTKQMYTGWNAIGFSDTTQASAKDTLTSVVDQWSQTMGFNAALQSYETSIINGGSGSHSDTNPMYPSKGYWLYMRGPGTLAAISA, via the coding sequence ATGAAGCTTCGAAAGTGCTTACTCTACTGTATCGTGGTCGTAATTGCTCTTATCTGGGCTATTGCGCCCGTTTCTGCGGTGACGAATGTCATTCCGCAGGGTGGTGACGTTTTTATCGGTGAACAAGGACTTGATGTAACCGCAGCAGTGGGTGGATATTCCCAGATCGCGTGGTTCATGCAGGGAACCAACCCGAACACCGATGTACCCAATGCAATTTACTCGGTGGGCAATCCTTCCTCGTTCTATGTCGCACCGTCAAATTTTGCGGGAAAAACCGGTACATGGTACAGGTGGGACGGTTCAAACCAGGGCCAGGCATTCAACGTGGTTGACCCGTCCCTGACCCTCCGCGTGTGGGACCAGGATACCCAGACCGAAGTTTCCGGAGCAAAAGTCCCTGTCGGGAGCACGGAAAACTTCAGGATCGAGACCAATATGTATTCGATTGCGAGCAGGCCGGGGTTCAACCCGGTGACCGACGGGATGTTCACCATCAAGGTGCAGACCCCCGACGGCGGGATCCTGACCAGCCTGATCGACATAACCCTCCTCTATGTCAACTACCAGATACCGTTGACCAACCAAAACGTCAATTCCAACCCCTATTACTGGGTATCCACCACACCGATCGCTCCCGACTGGTATGTCGGGTGGTACACGGCGGCCATGACCACCTATACAGGGATCTCGGGGACCAGGATATATCCTGACGGGACGTATACCGCCTGGATCGAGTGTAATGTAAACCATATCAAGGAAAACTACAACATCGAGGGTAAAACCGTCTCGATCAAGAAGACGGTGACCATCGAGTCAAGGCCGGTGAGCGTTACGGTCAACAAGGGTTCGGTGAAGAGGGGAGAGACCTTCTCCGCGACCGTCTCGGGCGACCCGTTCACCCAGTACGTGATCTGGGTCAAATCCGGAACCTGCAGCGGGACCATGTCAGGGTATCCCTGCGACCAGCCGCCCATGATCTCCTACAACCTCCAGGAGGGTGTGATGGTAGGGACGAACGGGGACAAGTACTTCGATTGTTCGGGATGTATCAAGCAGGTCGAAGAAAATGTGCCCTTCTATCCTGACGACGGCATATGGTATTATGCGACCGTCACCACCGATGTGAACGGGACCCGTACCATCGACTGGCAGACCAGCACCGATACCAAGCCGGGGACGTATTCCATTGCGGTGGTGCCGCTGTCGAGCGGAGATACCGTGATCCCGAAGTTCACCACCATCACCGTGACCAAAGGGACCGTGACCTTTGCGGCCTACGTCTTCGGACAGCAGACCAACCAGGCATACCTGGGCGAGACCATCCGGCTCTCCGGGACCAATACCGACAGCACTACCACGTACCTGTTCATCTCCGGCCCGTGCCAGTCCTGCGCAGGATCCGACCTTGTCTATAACGACCCTGTGGTGACCGGCGAACCCTATACGTTCACCCAGGTGCCGGTACAACCCGACGGAACGTGGGAATACCTCTGGGTCACCAGGGAGAACATGATAGACCTGGGCCAGTACTACATCTACGCATCCAGCAAGCCTGACGACCGCCAGGCCCTGGAGAACATCCAGTGCATCAACTGCAGTCCGGTCACTCCGTCGTGCGCCGCATGGACCAAGATACCCTTCGAGTTCCTCCAGCCGAAGATCACCGCGGATATCAACCCCAAGGTCCTGAAGATCGTCTGCTGCAACCCGGTGTCCATCATCGTATCGGGCAATGCAACCGGGATATGGGACTATTACTACGACGAGGAATACGAGGAGTGGGTCAAGGACCCCATCCCGATCGCATTCTGGGTATTCGGTGAGAACAAGGTCGCGGGCTCCAAGTACATCTACGACCAGATCGACGTGAACTGCCCAGACGATACGTTCTCCTTCAACCTCGCCAGCTACTTCAACACCCTGGCGCTGCAGCCCGGGACCTACAAGGTGGTCCTCCAGCACCCGATGTACAACCACCTCCTCGACGTCATCCCCGAGGACTGGGTGTACTACCCCACCTGGGACACCGTGTGGTCAGGAGACCCGAACAAGGAGTACGTGATCACCTCGGACCCCGTGCGGTGGAGCAAGCTCTTCCTGATCGACGGCACCGGCAGGCTCGTGGGAATGCAGGCCTTCCAGGCACTGATCAACGGAATCGACGCCCAGAATATCGATGATACCTACCAGGTGCTCGAGTTCAAGGTCGAGAGCAACACCGCGGTCATCGCGGACTTCTCGGGCACCCCGACCACGGGAGCCAAACCGCTCACCGTGCAGTTCACCGATATCTCCACCGGTACCCCCAACACCTGGCTCTGGAACTTCGGCGACGGAACGACCTCGGTCCAGCAGAACCCCCTCCACACCTACCAGCTGGAAGGGTCCTACGACGTCACCCTCAGTGTGAGCAACGCAATGGGGTCGTCTACCACGACCAAGACCGATTACGTCACGGTCACCTCCGTAGGCCCGACCCCCACCCCGACCGGGACCGTCACCCCGACCCCCGGTACCAACACCATCGACCTCTGGCCCGGGTGGAACTTCGTCTCCACGCCAAAGACCCTTGCTGACGGCTACAACACCGCCTCCGAGGTCTTTGGCGGGGTGAACACCGGCGGACACTCTATTTACCTCTACGACGCAAGTACTGGTATATGGACGCAGATGATGGCCGATTCACCCGTCAAACCCCTGGACGGTATCTGGATCTACTCTACGACCACTTACCAGGTGACTCTCCACTACAAGGACGACCCCCTGGCAACACCCCCGACCAAACAGATGTATACCGGGTGGAACGCAATAGGGTTCTCGGACACGACACAGGCCTCTGCGAAGGATACCCTGACCTCTGTGGTGGACCAGTGGTCCCAGACGATGGGATTCAATGCCGCCCTGCAGTCCTACGAGACCTCGATCATCAACGGCGGATCCGGCAGCCACTCGGACACCAACCCCATGTATCCCTCGAAGGGATACTGGCTCTACATGAGGGGCCCTGGGACTCTTGCAGCGATCAGCGCATGA
- a CDS encoding PKD domain-containing protein yields MNHKLLIFSLMLCLLVGAAAAVPPIPCEFYGTVTQGGQQAPVGSTIVAYYHGTPHGQLVTTQQGFYGGADAYANRLKVTLSEQEINDCCSSCGCVLLIEFYINGYKADQTAIFQSGSTMYLPLTASGAPTPTVTPTPTVTVTTTTTTVTPTTTVTTATPTPTTATPTPTTTTTTPTPTTSTPTPTTATPTPTTTTQTPTPVPSTIPVRPHEFYGTAVLAGGEQVPAGTEIEAFVAGGLTNVQGNPVVVSVPGQYGGSSSFSQRLDVMGSIQENAPISFFIGGVRAEVYDVNASSGWVSTYPFHSGSLTELNLRTNMSLPQADFSATPLAGYEPLKVYFYDMSTGIPTHWEWNFGDNSANSTLQNPMHSYFNGAYTVTLTVSNAAGTSTTTKTGYIVVSKSSSPAAGGGGGGGGGGFYAPASTETATPTPTVSATATTTPVGPAGGTLPLNVDYRLSQSVVIVAEDNAAQLYLPEGMKPVNATGSPIFSITIVRVPGSDVPPVAPGAPYTFAGYAYDIEPSGASFDPYITLSITLPEQEWAALQGGDLSIKWYNTATGQWEDLPTTVNANSRTVSATITHSTTFALFVQGGQTPVPTTVATTVIPTTAAVTGDFTDLLIKVIIVVIIIVAVAFMAIYLLRRKGKEGEEPEPKKEKKKFEWRKKKEEEEPDEDWEIKGLQ; encoded by the coding sequence ATGAACCACAAGCTCCTCATTTTTTCACTGATGCTCTGTCTGCTGGTAGGAGCTGCAGCAGCAGTACCGCCCATCCCCTGCGAGTTCTATGGCACCGTGACCCAGGGTGGCCAGCAGGCCCCGGTCGGGAGCACCATCGTCGCATATTACCATGGTACTCCGCACGGCCAGCTGGTCACGACACAGCAGGGGTTCTACGGTGGGGCAGATGCATATGCCAACCGGCTGAAGGTCACGCTTTCCGAACAGGAGATCAACGATTGCTGTTCGTCCTGCGGATGCGTCCTCCTGATCGAATTCTACATCAACGGGTACAAGGCCGACCAGACTGCCATATTCCAGTCGGGCAGCACGATGTACCTGCCCCTTACCGCATCGGGGGCCCCGACTCCCACGGTAACGCCAACCCCCACCGTGACCGTTACCACCACGACAACGACGGTTACCCCGACAACTACCGTTACCACCGCAACGCCTACACCCACGACGGCCACTCCCACGCCCACCACTACTACGACTACCCCGACGCCGACCACGTCTACCCCGACACCAACGACTGCAACGCCGACACCTACCACGACTACCCAGACACCGACACCCGTCCCGTCGACGATCCCGGTCCGGCCCCACGAATTCTATGGCACGGCCGTTCTCGCGGGCGGTGAGCAGGTGCCGGCAGGGACCGAGATAGAGGCGTTCGTCGCGGGTGGCCTGACCAACGTGCAGGGGAACCCTGTCGTTGTGAGCGTACCGGGACAGTACGGCGGCAGCAGTTCCTTCTCGCAGAGACTTGACGTGATGGGGAGCATCCAGGAGAACGCCCCGATCTCGTTCTTCATCGGAGGCGTCCGGGCCGAGGTTTACGACGTGAATGCGAGCAGCGGGTGGGTTTCAACCTACCCGTTCCACAGCGGCAGCCTCACGGAACTGAACCTGCGTACCAACATGTCCCTCCCCCAGGCCGACTTCTCCGCCACGCCGCTTGCGGGATACGAACCCCTGAAGGTCTACTTCTATGACATGTCGACCGGGATTCCGACCCACTGGGAGTGGAACTTTGGTGACAATTCCGCGAACTCCACCCTCCAGAACCCGATGCATTCCTACTTCAACGGGGCCTACACGGTGACCCTCACAGTGAGCAATGCCGCAGGGACCTCCACCACTACGAAGACAGGGTATATCGTGGTCTCCAAGTCGAGCAGCCCTGCCGCAGGCGGCGGTGGCGGTGGCGGCGGCGGAGGGTTCTACGCACCCGCATCCACGGAGACCGCAACGCCGACACCCACGGTCAGCGCCACGGCGACGACCACCCCGGTCGGCCCCGCGGGAGGGACGCTGCCCCTGAACGTGGACTACCGGCTCTCCCAGTCGGTGGTGATCGTTGCGGAGGACAATGCCGCCCAGCTCTATCTCCCCGAAGGGATGAAACCGGTCAACGCAACGGGAAGCCCGATCTTCTCCATAACCATCGTGAGGGTGCCGGGATCGGATGTCCCGCCGGTGGCCCCCGGGGCTCCCTATACCTTTGCGGGATATGCGTACGACATCGAGCCGAGCGGTGCGAGTTTCGATCCCTACATCACCCTCTCGATCACCCTTCCGGAACAGGAATGGGCCGCATTACAGGGCGGGGACCTCTCGATAAAGTGGTATAATACCGCGACCGGCCAGTGGGAAGACCTTCCCACCACGGTGAATGCCAACAGCCGCACGGTGAGCGCGACCATCACCCACTCCACCACCTTCGCGCTCTTCGTCCAGGGCGGGCAGACCCCGGTCCCCACCACTGTCGCAACCACCGTGATCCCCACCACTGCTGCGGTAACCGGTGACTTCACCGACCTGCTGATCAAGGTGATCATCGTCGTGATCATCATCGTCGCGGTGGCGTTCATGGCGATCTACCTCCTCCGGAGGAAAGGTAAAGAGGGCGAAGAACCGGAACCAAAGAAGGAAAAGAAGAAATTTGAGTGGAGAAAGAAGAAAGAAGAGGAAGAGCCGGACGAGGACTGGGAGATCAAGGGACTCCAGTAA
- a CDS encoding ribosome biogenesis/translation initiation ATPase RLI: protein MRIAVVHRDRCHSRKCGTECISYCPRVRTGDETVVLSEEGKAVISEELCVGCGICVKKCPFEAIDIVSLPEELEHPTHRYGVNGFALYGLPIPVEGKVTGILGENGIGKSTAMKILSGQLKPNLGEFEREAAWEEILRRYTGTELFDYLQTVSQKKLKVAVKPQYIDFIPKVFSGSSRELLKGTDERGALQGYIEALRLDPILDHDITTLSGGELQRVAIAACLSREADFYFLDEITPFLDIYQRMAAAELIRDLALHRPIVIVEHDLAILDMLADTVHVAYGKPAVFGVITQPKGVRVGINQYLEGYLPEENVRFRPYPVVFEKRAHEKGSERQVLYEFPRMAKSYDRFRLEVSGGEIRAGEVLGVVGANGIGKSTFARLLAGEEEPEGGPLESQVTISYKPQYIKPQGSDTVEFILRSITKSFDSSGYQHEIIEPLSIGPLLQMSVDTLSGGELQRVAIAACLSRKADLYILDEPSAHLDVEQRVKVTRVLKRHVEGKDAAVLVIDHDIYLIDMISERILVFEGSPGISGEATGPFDMREGMNRFLSELGVTFRRDKTGRPRINKPESYLDREQKASGEYYYYTDEE from the coding sequence ATGCGTATTGCAGTAGTTCATCGTGACCGATGCCACTCCCGGAAATGCGGGACCGAGTGCATCTCGTACTGTCCCCGGGTCCGTACCGGAGACGAGACGGTCGTCCTTTCCGAGGAGGGCAAGGCGGTGATCTCCGAGGAGTTGTGCGTGGGGTGCGGGATATGCGTGAAAAAGTGCCCCTTCGAGGCGATCGACATCGTGAGCCTTCCCGAAGAGCTCGAGCACCCCACACACCGCTACGGGGTAAACGGATTCGCACTCTACGGTCTTCCCATCCCGGTGGAAGGGAAGGTCACCGGGATCCTCGGGGAGAACGGGATTGGGAAGAGCACGGCGATGAAGATCCTGTCCGGGCAGCTCAAGCCGAACCTAGGAGAGTTCGAACGGGAGGCAGCCTGGGAGGAGATCCTCCGCCGTTATACCGGGACGGAACTCTTCGATTACCTCCAGACCGTCTCCCAGAAGAAACTCAAAGTGGCCGTCAAGCCTCAGTATATCGACTTTATCCCCAAGGTCTTCTCCGGCTCGTCCCGGGAGCTCCTTAAGGGGACCGACGAACGGGGTGCGCTGCAGGGGTACATCGAGGCGCTCCGCCTGGACCCGATCCTCGACCATGATATCACCACCCTCTCCGGCGGCGAGCTCCAGCGGGTTGCCATCGCCGCATGTCTTTCCCGCGAGGCGGACTTCTATTTCCTCGACGAGATCACCCCGTTCCTCGATATCTACCAGAGAATGGCGGCAGCGGAACTGATCCGGGACCTCGCCCTGCACCGCCCCATCGTGATCGTCGAGCACGACCTCGCGATCCTCGACATGCTCGCCGACACGGTGCACGTGGCATACGGTAAACCGGCGGTCTTCGGGGTGATCACCCAGCCGAAGGGGGTCAGGGTGGGGATCAACCAGTACCTCGAGGGGTACCTTCCCGAGGAGAACGTGAGGTTCCGGCCCTACCCGGTGGTCTTCGAGAAGCGGGCCCACGAGAAGGGCTCCGAGCGTCAGGTGCTCTACGAGTTCCCCCGCATGGCGAAGTCGTACGACCGGTTCAGGCTCGAGGTGTCGGGCGGCGAGATCCGGGCCGGAGAGGTACTCGGCGTGGTGGGCGCGAACGGGATCGGGAAGAGCACCTTCGCCCGGCTGCTCGCCGGGGAGGAGGAGCCCGAGGGAGGGCCGCTCGAGTCGCAGGTCACCATCTCTTACAAGCCCCAGTACATCAAGCCCCAGGGCTCGGACACCGTCGAGTTCATACTCCGGAGCATCACGAAGTCGTTCGATTCCTCGGGCTACCAGCACGAGATCATCGAACCGCTCTCGATAGGGCCCCTTTTACAGATGTCGGTCGACACCCTCTCCGGCGGCGAGCTCCAGCGGGTAGCCATCGCCGCGTGCCTCTCCCGGAAAGCGGACCTCTACATCCTCGACGAGCCGAGCGCCCACCTGGACGTAGAGCAGCGGGTCAAGGTGACCAGGGTCCTGAAACGGCACGTCGAGGGCAAGGATGCCGCCGTACTGGTGATAGACCACGACATCTACCTGATCGACATGATCAGCGAGCGCATCCTGGTCTTCGAGGGGTCCCCCGGGATCAGCGGCGAGGCCACCGGACCGTTCGATATGCGGGAAGGGATGAACCGGTTCCTCTCCGAGCTCGGGGTAACCTTCCGGAGGGACAAGACCGGCAGGCCCCGTATCAACAAGCCGGAGTCGTACCTCGACCGGGAACAGAAGGCGAGCGGCGAATACTATTACTACACCGATGAGGAGTAA
- a CDS encoding EMC6-like membrane protein gives MPEENESPQKESGQKKLTPQEKQKEQHERIQRTVIACVMGIVTGIISYLVVGPENIAGFNSYTFLGLLIMFAGIVVQRHIFMALRMNTSGLGKKDWLYQGFMTFAFWFIIWTFLLSGSI, from the coding sequence ATGCCGGAAGAAAATGAGAGTCCGCAGAAAGAGAGCGGACAAAAGAAGCTTACTCCGCAGGAGAAGCAGAAGGAACAGCACGAGCGGATCCAGAGGACCGTCATCGCCTGCGTGATGGGGATAGTGACCGGCATAATCTCCTACCTCGTGGTAGGACCGGAGAATATCGCCGGGTTCAACAGCTACACATTCCTCGGCCTGCTGATAATGTTCGCCGGGATAGTCGTCCAGCGACACATCTTCATGGCGCTCCGGATGAACACCTCCGGGCTCGGGAAGAAGGACTGGCTCTATCAGGGGTTCATGACGTTCGCCTTCTGGTTCATTATCTGGACATTCCTGCTATCCGGCTCAATCTGA
- the rqcH gene encoding ribosome rescue protein RqcH produces MATIQGMSGIDIRAVVAELSDLLPLWVDKAYQFEPNFLAIRLNGLEHARYHLLIEPAKRVHLVRSLPPPPKMPPHFAMLLRKYLSGGKLLSVRQHGLQRIVIFEIGKKDLSFFLILELFDPGNVVLCDGDFTIINSFSHHRFRERAVVPGVRYELPGQDPFTSGEEKFSEFLRNDDRDIVRALAVGAMLGGKYAEYVCETAGVDKTAPAGSVDAGPIYSAVSRLLARAETEISPVITRDSCLPFPLTGMGGPGGPRAFNEALESFFPLIQKPEKETKKAEKVSREERIRRQQVAAVKKFEEKIARTERIVALIYENYPLVQEVLESLDQASKSRSWQEIEAILKSQTGGPATRITAVHPEDASVDLDLGEQVNLRVHESLEANVGAYYDTIKKFRKKIEGARGAMAKVPERREKKSSSSPVRKKRWFHRFRWFYTSDGVLVLGGKDAGQNEELVKKYMEGGDRFVHADVHGASVVIVKGRTVRMDEVAQFAASYSGAWRSGHFSADVYSVAPDQVSKTPESGEYVARGSFIVRGERVYYHNVPLEVAIGLETSPELGVIGGPPSAVKERASNVAGLRPGQYEPNDIAKKVLRIIRERLSPQEQKGLKGVLNTETVAAFVPPGGSDLVEP; encoded by the coding sequence ATGGCAACCATCCAGGGCATGAGCGGGATAGATATCCGCGCGGTGGTAGCGGAGCTCTCGGACCTTCTCCCGCTGTGGGTGGACAAGGCCTACCAGTTCGAGCCGAATTTTCTCGCGATCCGGTTGAACGGGCTAGAACACGCACGGTATCACCTGTTGATCGAACCCGCAAAAAGGGTGCACCTCGTCCGGTCGCTGCCCCCGCCGCCGAAGATGCCCCCCCATTTCGCGATGCTCCTCCGGAAATATCTCTCCGGGGGGAAACTCCTCTCCGTCCGGCAGCACGGCCTCCAGAGGATCGTAATCTTCGAGATAGGAAAAAAGGACCTCTCCTTTTTCCTTATCCTCGAACTCTTCGACCCCGGCAACGTGGTCCTCTGCGACGGGGACTTTACCATCATCAATTCGTTCTCCCACCACCGGTTCAGGGAGCGGGCGGTGGTCCCGGGGGTCCGTTACGAGCTCCCGGGCCAGGACCCTTTCACTTCGGGAGAGGAAAAGTTCTCGGAATTCCTGCGAAACGACGACCGGGACATTGTCCGGGCCCTCGCGGTGGGGGCGATGCTCGGGGGAAAATATGCGGAGTATGTCTGCGAAACGGCAGGGGTCGACAAGACTGCTCCGGCCGGGAGCGTCGATGCCGGGCCGATATATTCGGCGGTGAGCCGTCTCCTTGCCCGTGCCGAGACGGAGATATCGCCGGTGATCACCCGCGATTCGTGTCTCCCCTTCCCCCTGACCGGCATGGGCGGGCCGGGCGGACCTCGTGCGTTCAACGAGGCGCTCGAGTCGTTCTTCCCCCTGATACAAAAGCCGGAGAAGGAGACTAAGAAAGCCGAAAAGGTCTCGCGTGAAGAGCGGATCCGTCGCCAGCAGGTAGCGGCGGTAAAGAAGTTCGAGGAGAAGATCGCCAGGACCGAGCGGATCGTAGCACTGATTTACGAGAACTACCCCCTGGTGCAGGAGGTCCTCGAAAGCCTCGACCAGGCGAGTAAGAGCCGTTCCTGGCAGGAGATCGAAGCGATATTAAAGAGCCAGACCGGGGGGCCTGCGACCAGGATCACTGCCGTTCACCCCGAGGACGCCTCGGTCGACCTTGACCTCGGTGAGCAGGTGAACCTCCGGGTCCACGAGAGCCTCGAGGCGAACGTGGGCGCCTACTACGACACTATCAAGAAATTCCGGAAGAAGATCGAGGGCGCCCGGGGGGCCATGGCAAAGGTCCCCGAGAGGCGGGAAAAGAAATCTTCATCCTCGCCGGTGCGGAAAAAACGCTGGTTCCACAGGTTCCGGTGGTTCTATACCAGCGACGGTGTGCTGGTGCTCGGGGGAAAAGACGCCGGGCAGAACGAGGAACTGGTAAAGAAGTACATGGAGGGTGGGGACCGGTTTGTCCACGCCGACGTGCACGGGGCGAGTGTAGTGATCGTGAAGGGCAGGACGGTACGGATGGACGAGGTGGCCCAGTTCGCGGCGTCGTACTCCGGGGCCTGGAGGAGCGGGCATTTCAGCGCTGATGTCTACTCGGTCGCCCCGGACCAGGTGAGCAAAACTCCCGAATCCGGGGAGTATGTGGCAAGGGGGTCCTTTATCGTCCGGGGGGAACGGGTGTACTACCATAACGTCCCCCTCGAAGTGGCCATAGGGCTAGAGACCAGCCCCGAACTCGGGGTCATCGGCGGGCCGCCCTCTGCGGTGAAGGAGCGGGCCTCGAACGTGGCCGGCCTCCGCCCGGGGCAGTACGAGCCGAACGATATCGCGAAGAAAGTACTCAGGATAATCCGGGAAAGACTATCACCCCAGGAGCAGAAAGGGTTGAAAGGGGTGCTTAACACGGAGACTGTCGCGGCGTTCGTCCCCCCCGGTGGGTCGGACCTGGTGGAGCCATGA